One stretch of Armigeres subalbatus isolate Guangzhou_Male chromosome 2, GZ_Asu_2, whole genome shotgun sequence DNA includes these proteins:
- the LOC134212338 gene encoding uncharacterized protein LOC134212338 isoform X2, with protein MYGGGSPPSKLTGGSMSSRSKRAKKTSWGARERAGMSFLIVIAFFAIFGLIILTEVLMIDDRGRGGGVIVRHGSSGGRFGESVPDYDDVKDDYLDDTGIFVRETKYGSAAIKNIMKSQKDPAEQRNPPVIPWGQMLPSKTEQSLPQYPADMRPTDGSWEIVNGTRYKFFVFSAYYDRRDGKLVRIIGATKTRGPEKVWCRFWYQTGSNTTRYRSASVMARVKIIRENWNLKYSACFILCPIRGPFSEVPYSVSVVSKIKSPPGNVLLLRNNDNDPDFNNRTFSNIPNSIGVCVKPLHFNYDQALYMLEFLELNSLLGVTHFTFYNHTIGPKASCILQHYVNGNLPPLITPFAPSKGPTIVGPSESNDVPQEMDPTKLNDNTSYQKPKITVNILPWNLRMRSQKEIRTEGLFASLNDCLYRSMYRYSHVALIDLDEFIIPHHNDTLIDLINWLSKRINNRNTGAYSFQNAFFYLQFADDPSTFDDGASEADLRAALTTQRKTRRRSKLHPQKQRSKYICKPEAVIEAGNHFVWEFCPGRGSLNVPADAAILHHYRVCEFGGDDCIKSPSVVDRTAHRYTKRLLDRVGTVYNYLKETCNLPDIPHAPTKPPPTRKKQLKIRIPDRPASLAASSKAGNTVGSIKIDASTNNNSNSSRSTFASSLIRVISNRQM; from the exons gtGCTGATGATTGATGATCGAGGTCGAGGCGGGGGAGTCATCGTTCGACATGGCAGTAGTGGAGGACGTTTTGGGGAATCCGTTCCCGATTACGATGATGTGAAG GACGATTATCTTGATGATACCGGTATATTCGTTCGCGAAACAAAGTATGGTAGCGCCGCTATTAAAAACATAATGAAAAGTCAAAAAG ATCCAGCCGAGCAGCGCAATCCCCCGGTGATACCGTGGGGACAGATGCTCCCTTCGAAAACGGAGCAAAGTCTTCCTCAATATCCGGCCGACATGCGTCCAACCGATGGCTCCTGGGAGATCGTCAACGGGACCCGGTACAAGTTTTTCGTCTTTTCGGCGTACTACGACCGGAGGGACGGAAAATTGGTGCGAATTATTGGAGCCACAAAAACGCGCGGACCGGAGAAGGTGTGGTGCCGCTTTTGGTATCAGACCGGTTCGAACACTACCCGATATCGATCTGCTTCCGTGATGGCGAGGGTGAAG ATTATTCGAGAGAATTGGAATTTGAAGTACAGTGCTTGCTTTATACTTTGTCCAATACGAGGTCCTTTCTCAGAGGTGCCGTACTCGGTCAGTGTAGTTAGCAAAATCAAATCTCCACCCGGTAACGTGCTACTGCTGAGAAACAATGATAAT gatCCAGATTTTAATAACCGCACATTTAGTAACATCCCCAATAGTATTGGAGTATGCGTGAAGCCGTTGCATTTTAACTATGACCAG GCTCTCTACATGCTGGAGTTCCTGGAATTAAACAGCCTTTTAGGGGTAACTCACTTCACCTTCTACAACCATACCATTGGACCCAAGGCAAGCTGCATTTTGCAGCATTATGTAAATGGGAACCTTCCACCATTGATAACCCCATTTGCTCCAAGTAAAGGTCCGACGATCGTCGGCCCATCCGAAAGCAACGACGTACCCCAAGAGATGGATCCTACGAAGCTGAACGACAATACTTCGTACCAGAAACCGAAAATCACTGTAAATATTTTGCCGTGGAATTTGAGAATGCGTTCCCAGAAGGAGATTCGCACCGAAGGGTTATTTGCATCGTTGAACGATTGCCTTTATCGGAGCATGTACAG ATACTCACATGTTGCACTCATTGACTTAGACGAATTTATCATACCACATCATAACGACACATTGATTGATCTCATAAA TTGGCTTTCAAAGCGAATAAACAACAGAAACACGGGAGCTTACTCtttccaaaatgcatttttctatCTCCAATTTGCGGACGATCCTTCCACGTTCGATGACGGTGCATCCGAGGCAGACCTGCGAGCAGCCCTAACGACGCAGCGAAAGACCAGACGGCGGTCGAAGCTGCATCCGCAGAAGCAACGCTCGAAGTACATCTGCAAACCGGAAGCCGTCATCGAAGCTGGAAATCACTTTGTTTGGGAGTTTTGCCCCGGTCGGGGATCGCTCAACGTGCCAGCAGATGCAGCCATACTGCACCATTATAGG GTCTGCGAGTTTGGCGGCGATGATTGTATCAAGTCGCCTTCAGTAGTGGACCGTACGGCTCATCGTTACACCAAACGGCTACTGGATAGGGTTGGTACCGTTTACAACTATCTTAAGGAAACCTGCAACCTTCCAGACATCCCACACGCACCAACGAAACCTCCACCGACGCGTAAGAAGCAGCTCAAAATCCGAATTCCTGATAGACCAGCATCGTTGGCAGCATCCTCCAAGGCTGGCAACACCGTAGGTAGTATCAAAATAGACGCAAGTActaacaacaacagcaacagtaGTAGGAGCACATTCGCAAGCTCGTTAATCAGAGTGATATCGAATCGACAGATGTAA
- the LOC134212338 gene encoding uncharacterized protein LOC134212338 isoform X1: MYGGGSPPSKLTGGSMSSRSKRAKKTSWGARERAGMSFLIVIAFFAIFGLIILTEVLMIDDRGRGGGVIVRHGSSGGRFGESVPDYDDVKDDYLDDTGIFVRETKYGSAAIKNIMKSQKDSKLSIGMNVQLDPAEQRNPPVIPWGQMLPSKTEQSLPQYPADMRPTDGSWEIVNGTRYKFFVFSAYYDRRDGKLVRIIGATKTRGPEKVWCRFWYQTGSNTTRYRSASVMARVKIIRENWNLKYSACFILCPIRGPFSEVPYSVSVVSKIKSPPGNVLLLRNNDNDPDFNNRTFSNIPNSIGVCVKPLHFNYDQALYMLEFLELNSLLGVTHFTFYNHTIGPKASCILQHYVNGNLPPLITPFAPSKGPTIVGPSESNDVPQEMDPTKLNDNTSYQKPKITVNILPWNLRMRSQKEIRTEGLFASLNDCLYRSMYRYSHVALIDLDEFIIPHHNDTLIDLINWLSKRINNRNTGAYSFQNAFFYLQFADDPSTFDDGASEADLRAALTTQRKTRRRSKLHPQKQRSKYICKPEAVIEAGNHFVWEFCPGRGSLNVPADAAILHHYRVCEFGGDDCIKSPSVVDRTAHRYTKRLLDRVGTVYNYLKETCNLPDIPHAPTKPPPTRKKQLKIRIPDRPASLAASSKAGNTVGSIKIDASTNNNSNSSRSTFASSLIRVISNRQM; this comes from the exons gtGCTGATGATTGATGATCGAGGTCGAGGCGGGGGAGTCATCGTTCGACATGGCAGTAGTGGAGGACGTTTTGGGGAATCCGTTCCCGATTACGATGATGTGAAG GACGATTATCTTGATGATACCGGTATATTCGTTCGCGAAACAAAGTATGGTAGCGCCGCTATTAAAAACATAATGAAAAGTCAAAAAG ACTCAAAACTGTCTATTGGCATGAACGTACAATTAGATCCAGCCGAGCAGCGCAATCCCCCGGTGATACCGTGGGGACAGATGCTCCCTTCGAAAACGGAGCAAAGTCTTCCTCAATATCCGGCCGACATGCGTCCAACCGATGGCTCCTGGGAGATCGTCAACGGGACCCGGTACAAGTTTTTCGTCTTTTCGGCGTACTACGACCGGAGGGACGGAAAATTGGTGCGAATTATTGGAGCCACAAAAACGCGCGGACCGGAGAAGGTGTGGTGCCGCTTTTGGTATCAGACCGGTTCGAACACTACCCGATATCGATCTGCTTCCGTGATGGCGAGGGTGAAG ATTATTCGAGAGAATTGGAATTTGAAGTACAGTGCTTGCTTTATACTTTGTCCAATACGAGGTCCTTTCTCAGAGGTGCCGTACTCGGTCAGTGTAGTTAGCAAAATCAAATCTCCACCCGGTAACGTGCTACTGCTGAGAAACAATGATAAT gatCCAGATTTTAATAACCGCACATTTAGTAACATCCCCAATAGTATTGGAGTATGCGTGAAGCCGTTGCATTTTAACTATGACCAG GCTCTCTACATGCTGGAGTTCCTGGAATTAAACAGCCTTTTAGGGGTAACTCACTTCACCTTCTACAACCATACCATTGGACCCAAGGCAAGCTGCATTTTGCAGCATTATGTAAATGGGAACCTTCCACCATTGATAACCCCATTTGCTCCAAGTAAAGGTCCGACGATCGTCGGCCCATCCGAAAGCAACGACGTACCCCAAGAGATGGATCCTACGAAGCTGAACGACAATACTTCGTACCAGAAACCGAAAATCACTGTAAATATTTTGCCGTGGAATTTGAGAATGCGTTCCCAGAAGGAGATTCGCACCGAAGGGTTATTTGCATCGTTGAACGATTGCCTTTATCGGAGCATGTACAG ATACTCACATGTTGCACTCATTGACTTAGACGAATTTATCATACCACATCATAACGACACATTGATTGATCTCATAAA TTGGCTTTCAAAGCGAATAAACAACAGAAACACGGGAGCTTACTCtttccaaaatgcatttttctatCTCCAATTTGCGGACGATCCTTCCACGTTCGATGACGGTGCATCCGAGGCAGACCTGCGAGCAGCCCTAACGACGCAGCGAAAGACCAGACGGCGGTCGAAGCTGCATCCGCAGAAGCAACGCTCGAAGTACATCTGCAAACCGGAAGCCGTCATCGAAGCTGGAAATCACTTTGTTTGGGAGTTTTGCCCCGGTCGGGGATCGCTCAACGTGCCAGCAGATGCAGCCATACTGCACCATTATAGG GTCTGCGAGTTTGGCGGCGATGATTGTATCAAGTCGCCTTCAGTAGTGGACCGTACGGCTCATCGTTACACCAAACGGCTACTGGATAGGGTTGGTACCGTTTACAACTATCTTAAGGAAACCTGCAACCTTCCAGACATCCCACACGCACCAACGAAACCTCCACCGACGCGTAAGAAGCAGCTCAAAATCCGAATTCCTGATAGACCAGCATCGTTGGCAGCATCCTCCAAGGCTGGCAACACCGTAGGTAGTATCAAAATAGACGCAAGTActaacaacaacagcaacagtaGTAGGAGCACATTCGCAAGCTCGTTAATCAGAGTGATATCGAATCGACAGATGTAA